Proteins found in one Pseudomonas mosselii genomic segment:
- a CDS encoding isochorismatase family protein, whose amino-acid sequence MLIDPRKATLLVIDIQEKLIGAMSDPEGTAARARWLLAATAELKLPTVISEQYPKGLGHTLAALKAAAPAAEIVEKLHFSCVAAECLPPSLLDREQVIVCGMETHVCVLQTVLGLRALGKQVFVVEDACDSRSPASKAAGLARMRDAGAQVVTREMVLFELLGSSSHPLFRQISKTYLVGEQP is encoded by the coding sequence ATGCTGATCGATCCCCGCAAGGCCACGCTGCTGGTCATCGACATCCAGGAAAAACTGATAGGCGCCATGAGCGACCCCGAGGGCACCGCGGCCCGCGCCCGCTGGCTGCTCGCGGCCACCGCCGAACTAAAACTCCCCACGGTGATCTCCGAGCAATACCCCAAGGGCCTGGGCCACACCCTGGCCGCCCTCAAAGCCGCGGCGCCAGCCGCCGAGATCGTCGAGAAGCTGCACTTCTCCTGCGTCGCCGCCGAATGCCTGCCCCCCAGCCTGCTCGACCGCGAACAGGTAATCGTCTGCGGCATGGAGACCCACGTCTGCGTGCTGCAGACCGTGCTCGGCCTGCGGGCCCTGGGCAAGCAGGTGTTCGTGGTCGAGGACGCCTGCGACAGCCGTTCCCCGGCCAGCAAGGCAGCGGGCCTGGCGCGCATGCGCGATGCCGGGGCGCAGGTGGTCACCCGCGAGATGGTGCTGTTCGAGTTGCTGGGCAGCTCCAGCCACCCGCTGTTCCGCCAGATCAGCAAGACCTACCTGGTCGGTGAACAGCCCTGA
- a CDS encoding IS110 family RNA-guided transposase, translated as MSSVTLIGIDIGKHTFHLHAQDKFGKEVMRKKCSRQQMMRFLANHPPCTVVMEACAGSHCLAREIKAMDHEAKLISPQFVKPFVKSNKNDFVDAQAICEAASRPSMRFVTPKSPEQQTLSVSHRMRESLIRDRTKTVNQMHGFLLEFGVSLPTGLAVVKRLASVLEEHDLPIRLVALLQRLHDHFVYLSEQIKVLDKELESQLADDDLGSRLLSMPCVGPITASLLAVEMGDARQYGSSRDFAASVGLVPRQYSTGGRPALLGISKRGDKNLRHLLVLCARVYMLRLKYQKGPLADWVRSLLARRHSNVVACALANKLARIAWAIATRHTQYKTEPDAINA; from the coding sequence ATGAGCAGCGTGACCCTGATCGGCATCGACATTGGTAAACATACCTTCCACCTGCACGCCCAGGACAAGTTCGGCAAAGAGGTAATGCGCAAGAAGTGCTCAAGGCAGCAGATGATGCGGTTTCTGGCCAATCATCCCCCTTGCACGGTAGTGATGGAGGCCTGTGCCGGTTCACACTGCCTGGCGCGAGAAATCAAAGCGATGGATCATGAGGCCAAGCTGATCTCGCCGCAGTTCGTTAAACCTTTCGTCAAGAGCAACAAGAATGACTTCGTCGATGCGCAAGCCATCTGCGAAGCCGCTTCCCGACCCTCCATGCGCTTTGTGACGCCAAAATCGCCTGAGCAGCAAACGCTCTCTGTTTCTCATCGGATGCGTGAATCATTGATCCGCGACCGAACCAAGACGGTGAACCAGATGCATGGGTTCCTGCTCGAATTCGGTGTCAGCCTGCCGACCGGATTGGCAGTGGTCAAACGCCTTGCTTCGGTGCTTGAAGAGCACGACCTGCCAATACGGCTCGTCGCATTACTGCAGCGCCTGCATGATCATTTCGTCTACTTGAGCGAGCAGATCAAGGTGTTGGACAAAGAGCTGGAGAGCCAACTGGCTGACGATGATCTAGGCAGTCGTTTGCTGAGCATGCCGTGTGTTGGGCCGATCACCGCCAGCCTGCTGGCTGTAGAAATGGGAGATGCTCGGCAGTACGGCAGTAGCCGGGACTTTGCGGCCTCTGTAGGTCTGGTGCCCCGCCAGTACAGCACTGGTGGTAGGCCAGCTTTGCTGGGGATCAGCAAGCGTGGCGACAAGAACCTTCGGCATTTGCTGGTGCTGTGCGCACGGGTCTACATGCTTCGCCTGAAGTATCAGAAAGGCCCATTGGCCGATTGGGTGCGTTCATTGCTCGCGCGACGTCACTCCAATGTGGTGGCCTGCGCGTTGGCCAACAAACTGGCACGCATTGCGTGGGCCATTGCCACTCGGCACACGCAATATAAAACGGAGCCAGACGCGATAAACGCCTGA
- a CDS encoding thioesterase II family protein: MSSLNLLCLPYSGASAMVYSRWRRKLPAWLQVRPVELPGRGARMGDPLHTDLRGLARQLAHEQRGATQAPYALLGHSLGALVAFELAHELRALGCPAPVALFASGTAAPTRREDYAGGKWTEPRGEAELIGELRKLGGTPEEVLANQELMSLTLPIVQADFLLCGRYVYEPRQLLQCPLHVLGGEEDRASDEQLQAWGRETGGGYSLTKFPGGHFFIHEQEERVLDVLCRTLEPLRLCA; encoded by the coding sequence GTGTCGAGCTTGAACCTGCTGTGCCTGCCGTACTCCGGTGCCAGCGCCATGGTCTACAGCCGCTGGCGGCGCAAGCTGCCGGCCTGGCTGCAGGTGCGCCCGGTGGAGTTGCCCGGGCGTGGCGCGCGCATGGGCGATCCGCTGCACACCGACCTGCGGGGGCTGGCCCGGCAGCTGGCCCATGAGCAGCGTGGCGCCACCCAGGCGCCCTACGCGCTGCTCGGGCACAGCCTGGGGGCGCTGGTCGCCTTCGAGCTGGCCCACGAGCTGCGGGCGCTGGGTTGTCCGGCGCCGGTGGCGTTGTTCGCCAGTGGGACGGCGGCGCCGACCCGGCGGGAGGACTATGCCGGTGGCAAATGGACCGAGCCTCGGGGGGAGGCCGAACTGATCGGCGAACTGCGCAAGCTGGGGGGGACACCTGAAGAAGTGCTGGCCAACCAGGAGCTGATGAGCCTGACCTTGCCGATCGTGCAGGCGGACTTTTTGCTTTGTGGGCGGTATGTGTATGAGCCGCGTCAGTTGTTGCAATGTCCGTTGCATGTGCTGGGTGGTGAAGAGGATCGGGCCAGTGATGAACAGTTGCAGGCTTGGGGGCGGGAGACTGGCGGGGGGTACTCGCTGACGAAGTTTCCGGGTGGGCATTTCTTTATTCATGAGCAGGAAGAGCGGGTGCTTGATGTGCTTTGCCGGACGTTGGAGCCTTTGAGGCTTTGTGCTTGA
- a CDS encoding MbtH family protein, producing the protein MTSVFDRDDIQFQVVVNHEEQYSIWPDYKAIPNGWRAVGKSGLKKDCLAYIDEVWTDMRPLSLRQKMAEAAAQ; encoded by the coding sequence ATGACTTCCGTTTTCGACCGCGACGATATCCAGTTCCAGGTAGTGGTCAACCACGAAGAGCAGTATTCCATCTGGCCCGACTACAAGGCGATCCCCAACGGCTGGCGCGCGGTGGGCAAGAGCGGCCTGAAGAAGGACTGCCTGGCCTACATCGATGAGGTCTGGACCGACATGCGCCCACTGAGCCTGCGCCAGAAGATGGCCGAAGCCGCGGCGCAATAA